In Candidatus Sysuiplasma acidicola, the following are encoded in one genomic region:
- a CDS encoding DUF3800 domain-containing protein encodes MFLGAFTFNAPKYLLYVDESGDPLGWRDQTHFILGAIAVHEGQVNTISRKLDEIQRIVFPETGSGIDI; translated from the coding sequence ATGTTTTTAGGGGCGTTCACTTTTAACGCCCCTAAGTATCTTCTCTATGTTGATGAATCAGGTGATCCTTTAGGTTGGAGAGATCAAACTCACTTTATACTCGGGGCAATTGCGGTTCACGAAGGGCAGGTAAACACCATAAGCAGAAAACTTGATGAAATTCAGCGAATTGTGTTTCCGGAAACTGGAAGTGGGATAGATATC
- a CDS encoding PIN domain-containing protein, translated as MSTSTFTDWNARESDIISVFVDTGVFVGARNSKDNKHRSSVEVIKKALKGTFGTVYTSDYIVDEAVTLALARTGKPEIAFDIGNFIIKSDRIKLLWTDKNVFASAWEMFRRYSERRLSFTDCISLSHIEDKKIKFILSYDSGFRGLAEYAETMLTDQ; from the coding sequence ATGTCGACAAGTACCTTTACCGATTGGAACGCCAGGGAGAGTGATATCATTTCTGTCTTCGTAGATACCGGTGTGTTCGTCGGTGCAAGAAACTCCAAAGACAACAAGCACAGGTCGAGCGTCGAGGTAATCAAAAAGGCGCTGAAGGGTACTTTCGGGACGGTTTACACCTCAGATTATATTGTCGACGAGGCAGTTACTCTCGCACTCGCAAGAACCGGAAAACCGGAAATTGCGTTCGATATAGGAAATTTCATAATCAAGTCTGATCGAATTAAGCTTCTGTGGACCGATAAGAATGTATTCGCTTCAGCCTGGGAGATGTTCAGGCGCTATAGTGAAAGGAGACTCAGCTTCACCGACTGCATTTCCTTATCTCACATTGAGGACAAGAAGATCAAATTCATTCTCAGCTATGATTCAGGTTTCAGAGGACTGGCGGAATACGCAGAGACAATGTTGACCGATCAGTAG
- a CDS encoding type II toxin-antitoxin system VapC family toxin, with amino-acid sequence MISQGGRIIDIVTGNWTLDLTVYEVGNAVWKLNTIKSKITSAEADNLLRNLLDIVADRIRLISSSEIDHLSTIRIAREEKLGYYDAIYLSIAMTRNLLLVTDDRRLYNSAKKYVKVLTSSHL; translated from the coding sequence TTGATTTCACAAGGCGGACGGATTATTGACATTGTAACAGGAAACTGGACACTGGATTTGACAGTATATGAAGTGGGTAATGCCGTATGGAAGTTGAATACTATAAAGAGTAAAATCACATCGGCTGAAGCCGATAACCTCCTTCGTAACTTGCTGGACATAGTGGCGGACCGGATAAGACTGATATCATCCTCGGAAATCGACCATCTCTCCACAATTAGAATTGCCCGTGAAGAGAAGCTCGGTTATTACGATGCAATCTATCTTTCCATCGCCATGACCAGAAATCTTCTCCTGGTTACAGACGATAGACGGCTCTACAATTCGGCCAAGAAGTATGTGAAGGTCCTGACTTCAAGCCATCTCTGA
- a CDS encoding type II toxin-antitoxin system CcdA family antitoxin, whose protein sequence is MQEVVTAKISKDLKDRARKYGINISGLVRGALETEVARREENELRKSLDELSASLKGRISSRDVVRAVRETRDER, encoded by the coding sequence ATGCAGGAAGTGGTCACAGCAAAGATATCAAAGGACTTGAAGGATCGTGCACGCAAGTATGGAATAAACATATCCGGCTTGGTTCGCGGTGCCCTTGAAACTGAAGTCGCAAGAAGGGAAGAGAATGAGCTCAGAAAGAGCCTCGATGAATTGAGTGCTTCTCTAAAGGGCAGGATTTCCAGCAGGGATGTGGTCAGGGCTGTTCGTGAGACAAGGGACGAACGTTGA
- a CDS encoding type II toxin-antitoxin system CcdA family antitoxin yields the protein MTKLLSVRIDENLLEESKRLKINYSEVIRAALKEEIKKRRDEELAGSISRIHQLLKGVDVEQLVLEIRKDREGR from the coding sequence ATGACTAAACTCCTGAGCGTAAGGATTGATGAGAATCTGCTCGAGGAATCAAAACGACTTAAAATCAACTACTCTGAAGTAATCAGAGCTGCACTGAAGGAAGAAATAAAGAAACGGAGAGACGAGGAACTCGCCGGTAGCATTTCCAGGATACATCAGCTTCTAAAGGGGGTGGACGTGGAGCAACTGGTGCTTGAAATTCGTAAGGACAGAGAAGGGAGGTGA
- a CDS encoding type II toxin-antitoxin system VapC family toxin, protein MPQGYVIDASSLFELFFLSSDRKILPILSSSFVLDLTLYEIGSILNKGNDSHISGLDNEKVLALSNEFSKVMDVVGRIHLDPEDLKRVLRLSLDKGLTFYDAAYIFQSQKLNLPLVTNDKKMASAGKSAGITVKKAEDLAA, encoded by the coding sequence TTGCCGCAAGGTTATGTGATCGATGCGAGCTCATTGTTTGAATTGTTTTTCTTAAGCTCGGATAGAAAGATTTTGCCCATACTCAGCAGCTCATTCGTTCTCGATCTGACATTGTATGAAATCGGGAGTATTCTGAACAAAGGAAACGACAGCCACATAAGCGGTCTGGATAATGAAAAAGTCCTTGCTCTTTCCAACGAATTCTCCAAGGTAATGGATGTTGTGGGGAGGATTCACCTTGACCCGGAAGATCTGAAAAGAGTGCTCCGGCTTTCACTCGATAAGGGCCTGACTTTTTACGACGCAGCTTACATATTCCAGAGCCAGAAACTAAATTTGCCTCTTGTGACAAACGACAAGAAAATGGCTTCGGCGGGAAAATCGGCCGGCATTACAGTAAAGAAGGCAGAGGACCTGGCTGCATGA
- a CDS encoding PIN domain-containing protein encodes MARIAAILDTNIFLNVKNREEPFFEHSLKVLTAAEDGRIDAFVSAITVAELCTGYYEQRDESGAKDLVLDFMTDSRYKVVDVNIEIADMAGDIRCKTRLPLPDSLIVASGVASKAQYL; translated from the coding sequence ATGGCGAGAATAGCGGCTATTCTCGACACAAACATATTCCTCAATGTGAAGAACAGAGAGGAACCATTCTTCGAGCATTCCCTGAAAGTACTGACAGCAGCGGAGGATGGCAGGATAGATGCATTCGTGTCAGCAATCACAGTTGCAGAGCTCTGCACCGGATACTATGAGCAGAGGGACGAATCCGGGGCGAAAGATCTGGTACTGGACTTCATGACGGATTCCAGATACAAGGTGGTTGATGTCAACATTGAAATTGCCGATATGGCAGGGGATATCAGATGCAAGACTCGCCTCCCACTTCCCGATTCACTTATAGTTGCGAGCGGCGTGGCTTCGAAAGCGCAATATTTG
- a CDS encoding AbrB/MazE/SpoVT family DNA-binding domain-containing protein, with the protein MKKQSKVLAVSRMTSKGQITIPKKVREAFGLKVGDDVTFRIEGRRAIISKGERKSISSLLTSQESWVEKGVHFQRRLRKEWRE; encoded by the coding sequence ATGAAAAAACAATCGAAGGTGCTGGCTGTATCGCGGATGACTTCGAAGGGACAGATAACCATTCCCAAGAAAGTGAGGGAAGCGTTCGGCTTGAAAGTTGGCGATGATGTTACTTTCAGAATTGAGGGAAGAAGAGCCATAATCTCCAAAGGTGAACGAAAATCAATCTCTTCCCTCCTGACCAGTCAAGAATCATGGGTGGAGAAAGGTGTTCATTTTCAAAGGAGACTCAGGAAGGAATGGCGAGAATAG
- a CDS encoding AbrB family transcriptional regulator: MSGDIEEIDRNGRIYLPSRLRRGLGKKFLVLREGNRLVLVPLPDDPAKDLAELGKNHPGRSLKQFRAEILKEAEEDIRRH; encoded by the coding sequence ATGTCTGGCGATATTGAAGAGATTGACAGGAACGGGCGCATATATCTGCCATCCAGGCTGAGGAGAGGTCTTGGGAAGAAGTTCCTTGTTTTGCGTGAAGGAAATCGGCTGGTCCTGGTACCCCTGCCTGATGACCCCGCCAAGGATTTAGCAGAGCTAGGAAAGAACCATCCAGGCAGGTCGTTAAAGCAATTCCGCGCCGAGATTCTCAAAGAGGCGGAAGAGGATATACGCAGACACTGA
- a CDS encoding nucleotidyl transferase AbiEii/AbiGii toxin family protein has product MNDDVLERIRTLSFDRNALYRHAERTGSGRGAIEKDLVISIVLAIISDSPEFSWCSDKLIFRGGTCIKKVFYPDETRFSEDIDLMGLNIEEAGLFMRSVNKLVGMNLGVTSFDSTEVQYSNERGLDFMLYYTSVLQQKDHISFNLSTAYPMERIQKRAVIVEPYLQINPSILTLGIKEILAEKTRALLQRRKPRDLFDVWFLIKNKELELDRSLLRKKLERSYAAAPFSKKEEASSYVMEDIISRIKSSVTDITWKNELGGLLMKPKPKRLVVINEICNILSSIGDINVRK; this is encoded by the coding sequence ATGAATGATGATGTCTTGGAGAGAATCCGCACTTTGAGTTTCGACCGTAACGCTTTATATCGTCATGCGGAGCGCACAGGTTCTGGAAGAGGGGCAATTGAAAAGGATTTAGTCATTTCCATTGTGTTGGCAATTATCTCGGATTCGCCAGAATTTAGCTGGTGCTCTGACAAGTTGATTTTCAGAGGTGGAACGTGTATCAAGAAAGTTTTCTATCCTGATGAAACAAGGTTCAGTGAGGATATTGACCTCATGGGATTAAACATTGAAGAAGCCGGCTTGTTTATGCGCTCGGTAAATAAGTTAGTGGGAATGAATCTGGGAGTAACAAGTTTCGATAGTACAGAAGTGCAGTACAGCAACGAGCGGGGACTGGATTTCATGCTGTACTATACCTCCGTTTTGCAGCAAAAGGATCATATTTCATTCAATCTCAGCACAGCCTATCCGATGGAGCGAATCCAAAAGAGAGCGGTTATCGTTGAACCTTACTTACAGATAAATCCATCAATTCTCACACTTGGAATAAAGGAAATACTCGCTGAGAAAACTCGCGCGCTACTCCAGAGAAGGAAGCCCAGAGACTTGTTCGACGTATGGTTCTTGATCAAAAATAAGGAACTTGAACTGGACAGAAGCCTACTCCGGAAGAAACTGGAACGCAGTTATGCCGCCGCGCCGTTCAGTAAGAAGGAAGAAGCTTCATCATACGTAATGGAAGACATCATCTCCAGAATCAAGTCATCAGTAACAGATATTACGTGGAAAAATGAGCTGGGGGGACTCTTGATGAAGCCGAAACCGAAACGGCTTGTTGTGATCAATGAAATCTGCAATATTCTTTCCTCCATCGGCGACATAAATGTGCGAAAATAA
- a CDS encoding type II toxin-antitoxin system VapC family toxin has translation MGGGEKLSTALNDLEPIEIMPLTANMANMSAEINTSLARQGTLIGMNVIYNAATAISYGFKLVTTNSTHFPEFRA, from the coding sequence GTGGGGGGGGGAGAAAAGCTGAGCACCGCACTGAATGACCTTGAGCCAATTGAGATTATGCCGTTGACAGCCAATATGGCAAACATGAGTGCAGAGATTAACACCTCACTGGCGAGGCAGGGAACACTGATAGGAATGAATGTTATTTACAATGCTGCAACTGCAATCAGTTATGGTTTCAAGCTAGTCACTACAAACAGTACACATTTTCCAGAGTTCCGGGCCTGA
- a CDS encoding antitoxin, which produces MTSKRLTVKEEVYNKLVEARKGNESFSKVIERLLQRESDLMSFAGILSDDREFAEAMSKDTAEVRKLTVKSFKL; this is translated from the coding sequence ATGACATCCAAAAGACTGACGGTCAAAGAAGAAGTGTACAATAAGCTTGTAGAAGCCAGGAAAGGGAATGAAAGTTTCAGCAAAGTCATTGAAAGGCTGCTGCAACGCGAGAGCGATTTGATGTCTTTTGCTGGAATTCTTTCCGATGATAGGGAATTTGCTGAAGCAATGAGCAAGGATACTGCGGAAGTGCGAAAGCTGACGGTGAAGTCATTTAAATTATAA
- a CDS encoding PIN domain-containing protein produces the protein MAHAFGNERYLALDTNVLVQFLISDAPGNESLRFLETVTHLTCPTVLHEAYHTCVFKLHLNPAETAGILKKYAEESMVVPIDIETSLAGLDVAAMHNMGGRDALIIASYASAGRFFPNLGSHITVLSLDRDLLRLKKLSISGTTITLLSPHSYRSS, from the coding sequence GTGGCCCACGCCTTCGGAAATGAAAGATATCTGGCACTAGATACAAATGTGCTGGTGCAGTTCCTTATTTCGGACGCGCCGGGGAATGAAAGTCTTCGGTTTCTAGAGACCGTCACCCATTTAACCTGTCCAACTGTACTCCATGAAGCGTATCACACTTGTGTTTTCAAACTCCACCTGAATCCGGCAGAGACCGCAGGGATACTCAAAAAATATGCGGAAGAAAGCATGGTCGTTCCGATTGACATTGAAACCAGCCTGGCAGGTCTTGATGTTGCAGCAATGCACAATATGGGCGGAAGGGATGCACTGATAATTGCATCATATGCCTCCGCAGGTAGATTCTTTCCGAACCTGGGAAGTCACATCACTGTCCTGAGCTTGGATCGCGATCTGCTCCGGCTGAAGAAACTGAGCATTTCGGGCACCACAATCACTCTCCTCAGTCCGCATTCATATCGTTCCTCTTAG
- a CDS encoding AbrB/MazE/SpoVT family DNA-binding domain-containing protein: MKRIKLQKIGNSLRATIPREVADDLGLRQGQSLLLDVKDGTILIRKEGSRNMSRFHGALHLTEKVKKWPTPSEMKDIWH; the protein is encoded by the coding sequence ATGAAAAGAATAAAGCTCCAGAAAATTGGCAACAGCCTTCGTGCAACGATTCCCAGGGAGGTGGCTGATGATCTTGGCCTGAGACAGGGACAGAGTCTTCTGCTTGATGTGAAAGATGGAACTATACTGATCAGAAAAGAAGGTTCGCGCAACATGTCAAGATTTCACGGCGCGCTGCACCTGACAGAGAAGGTGAAAAAGTGGCCCACGCCTTCGGAAATGAAAGATATCTGGCACTAG
- a CDS encoding VOC family protein, protein MPPKRAIRIGSIVIDCKDFDRMMAFWQEALHYEPREPPEDGWVVLKDPQGKGPNVSINRIPEPRPEDYRLHLDLYAEDQAAEVKRLMRLGAKMIQPAEKGKDYVTLADPDGNPFDVVQIPKSRLMEQD, encoded by the coding sequence ATGCCCCCAAAACGCGCAATTCGCATAGGGTCTATAGTCATTGACTGCAAGGACTTCGATCGCATGATGGCTTTCTGGCAGGAGGCTCTTCACTATGAACCGAGGGAACCGCCCGAAGACGGCTGGGTTGTTCTAAAAGATCCTCAGGGAAAGGGACCCAATGTTTCAATCAACAGAATTCCGGAACCACGCCCTGAAGATTATCGTCTGCATCTCGATCTTTATGCGGAAGACCAGGCTGCGGAGGTGAAGCGACTGATGCGTCTGGGCGCGAAAATGATTCAGCCTGCAGAGAAGGGAAAGGATTACGTGACACTCGCAGACCCTGATGGCAATCCTTTCGATGTTGTTCAGATTCCAAAGAGCCGTTTAATGGAGCAGGACTGA
- a CDS encoding APC family permease, whose product MASSVGPAASHDLRRGAIGFYGSLFQSISGMGLLLDVGAIFIPVFAIAGEFAPLSVLLGFLFSLLLVNTTYIFSQRYPSSGGYIKFISSVFGRKAGKALGWLYCTYTFAVLPNIAIFLGMIYVPSLIELSFPGVHVTPFDSFGIMCIVVLAVTVVVLLGIKPTARFVIIAGLAELTILVALSVTVWHQTGYALDSTPFLPGAGAVGTVGAGALFALLMFAGSGSPVMLGDEIANPSRNISRSIVLSVSTAGLILLFTAYVFDVKLGQGVHSLSGSYLPSIAVSAGPLFGVFVSVFVITSSVSLAVSFLTGFSRGVYFMSKNGLMMHPYFGRLSATRRVPYAVVLLAGFLSLATASLTTYLFGPYTAFLLLITTVTVGFVTIHTVVNVALIADGTMRRNALKHLALPLLSCVTLISALDLTLLPGTWTILVPAAFLFLLSASVLAFSKLRPEKTATG is encoded by the coding sequence ATGGCATCCTCGGTTGGTCCTGCCGCATCTCATGATTTGCGACGTGGGGCCATTGGTTTTTACGGATCGCTGTTTCAGAGCATCTCCGGAATGGGCCTGCTTCTCGACGTCGGAGCGATATTCATACCGGTGTTTGCGATAGCCGGAGAGTTTGCCCCGCTTTCAGTTCTACTCGGCTTCCTCTTCTCGCTTCTGCTCGTCAATACCACCTACATATTCTCGCAGAGATATCCGAGCTCGGGCGGCTACATCAAATTCATTTCCTCGGTATTCGGCAGGAAAGCGGGTAAAGCGCTCGGATGGCTCTACTGCACATACACTTTTGCGGTGCTGCCCAACATAGCGATATTTCTCGGCATGATCTATGTGCCCTCCCTCATAGAGCTCTCCTTCCCCGGCGTTCATGTGACACCGTTCGACAGTTTCGGCATCATGTGCATTGTTGTCCTTGCCGTCACTGTCGTCGTTTTGCTTGGCATAAAGCCGACCGCCAGGTTCGTGATCATTGCCGGACTTGCCGAATTGACCATACTCGTTGCACTGAGCGTGACGGTGTGGCATCAGACCGGATACGCATTGGATTCCACACCATTCCTGCCAGGTGCAGGTGCTGTCGGAACAGTGGGCGCCGGTGCCCTGTTTGCACTGCTGATGTTCGCCGGCTCAGGATCGCCTGTCATGCTGGGGGATGAAATAGCCAATCCATCCAGAAACATAAGCCGCTCGATTGTCCTGTCGGTGTCGACGGCAGGTCTGATCCTCCTGTTCACCGCATATGTCTTCGATGTGAAACTCGGACAGGGAGTGCACTCGCTGTCGGGGTCTTATCTGCCTTCAATTGCTGTATCAGCCGGGCCGCTGTTCGGCGTGTTTGTTTCGGTCTTCGTCATTACGAGTTCCGTCTCTCTGGCAGTGAGCTTCCTCACTGGCTTTTCAAGAGGAGTTTACTTCATGTCGAAGAACGGACTCATGATGCATCCTTATTTCGGCAGACTCAGCGCCACCCGGAGAGTTCCGTATGCTGTCGTCCTCCTTGCCGGTTTCCTGTCGCTGGCCACTGCGTCTCTGACAACGTATCTGTTCGGACCGTACACAGCATTCCTGCTGCTGATCACGACAGTGACCGTCGGCTTCGTCACAATACATACGGTGGTCAATGTGGCGCTCATCGCGGACGGCACAATGAGGAGAAATGCGTTAAAGCACCTGGCGCTGCCACTGCTTTCCTGTGTAACGCTGATATCGGCGCTTGACCTGACATTGCTTCCCGGAACCTGGACTATACTCGTGCCCGCGGCATTCCTCTTCCTCCTGTCTGCCTCGGTGCTGGCATTCTCCAAACTGAGGCCGGAAAAGACAGCAACAGGCTGA
- a CDS encoding aminotransferase class V-fold PLP-dependent enzyme, with the protein MLQPFKAKGILSRRLRQPKGDACLSSNNYRDYLTDQEGRIYLAACSHAPVSKRLLLALERYEHDMLEFGNPWDLWLEKIASATKLFAKLIGASQEEVFPSFSVSSALSSVLSSLRYDGRRGIVVSDMEYPTTNFIFLAQQRYGAKITTLRSSGYRLSTDQYSRAVDRSTLLTSAIHVSSLNGFRQNIREICDIAHKAGSLFYTDAYQSLGTIPVDVSKDDVDFLAGGNLKYLMGLPGMAFMYVRRELIGGLEPTNIGWFSQKDPFLFGAEKLDYAGTADRFQSGTLSIPSVYAAIEGMETILEMGVKNIERHVAKLTARAMALADECGLKTITPSDPGSRGAIVSFIVRRPHELELKLRERCVITSSRGIGLRIAPHFYNTMDEIDAAVGMIDAMKDY; encoded by the coding sequence ATGCTGCAACCCTTCAAGGCAAAGGGTATATTGTCGAGACGGCTTAGACAGCCGAAAGGTGATGCGTGCCTGAGCAGCAACAACTACCGTGATTATCTTACCGATCAGGAGGGCCGGATATATCTCGCCGCCTGCTCGCATGCGCCTGTCTCGAAAAGACTCCTCCTCGCACTCGAAAGATATGAACACGATATGCTGGAATTCGGCAATCCATGGGATCTCTGGCTTGAAAAGATTGCATCAGCAACGAAACTGTTTGCAAAACTGATCGGTGCTTCACAGGAAGAAGTATTCCCGTCCTTTTCCGTTTCCTCAGCGCTCTCCTCGGTCCTGAGTTCACTCCGCTACGACGGAAGGAGGGGCATTGTCGTCAGCGACATGGAATATCCTACAACAAACTTCATTTTTCTGGCGCAACAGAGATACGGTGCGAAGATAACAACGCTCAGGAGCAGTGGGTACAGGCTCTCAACCGATCAGTATTCGCGCGCGGTGGATAGAAGCACGCTGCTGACCAGTGCCATCCACGTCTCTTCTCTGAACGGCTTCAGACAGAACATTAGGGAAATATGCGATATCGCGCACAAGGCAGGTTCACTCTTCTACACGGATGCATACCAGTCCCTCGGCACCATCCCCGTCGATGTCAGTAAAGACGATGTCGATTTCCTTGCAGGCGGGAATCTGAAATATCTTATGGGTCTGCCGGGCATGGCTTTCATGTATGTCAGGAGGGAACTGATCGGCGGTCTTGAGCCGACAAACATCGGCTGGTTCTCGCAGAAGGATCCGTTCCTCTTCGGCGCGGAAAAACTCGATTACGCCGGCACCGCCGACAGATTCCAGTCTGGCACGCTGAGCATCCCTTCCGTGTACGCTGCCATAGAAGGGATGGAAACCATCTTGGAGATGGGTGTGAAGAACATAGAGCGGCATGTGGCCAAACTCACTGCACGCGCAATGGCCCTGGCAGACGAATGCGGCCTGAAGACCATTACTCCTTCCGACCCCGGAAGCAGGGGAGCCATTGTATCCTTCATCGTTCGAAGGCCGCATGAACTGGAACTTAAACTCAGGGAACGCTGTGTCATTACATCCTCCAGGGGCATCGGTCTCAGGATAGCACCGCACTTCTACAACACTATGGATGAAATAGACGCAGCCGTCGGAATGATTGATGCGATGAAAGACTACTGA
- a CDS encoding cobyric acid synthase — protein sequence MTKPKIIQVLGTSSNSGKTVTAMILCRYLSDRGYSVAPFKSVNMSLNSVSLSGGYEISRSVWLQSMAARTVPSRYMNPFLLKPEGRHGSQVIMLGRSRGIMTVDAYYRFLRSQAPGVIRKSVDRLTGNYDVLVAEGAGSPAEINLAHHDFSNIFVSALHGTPAILVGDIDRGGVFASLYGTIKLMRKPELVRWLIINKMSGNFSILRPGISKLEKLTGKKVIGVMPYVRGVTLPGEDSLDYIHERTKGGSVAMVRYPFMENYSDIDPLYAYGTGLNFITAENADALPAARLIILPGSKRVDDDLNYLRSSGLADAVLRAAERGAFIVGICGGYQMLGRKIRFRAGSSNSLHEMDGLGLLNVTTVYSKRKKVRRICYSFDNDLMKDEGQHEGYEIHYGEVLNSSEKSLLRVNGQGEGAISVDKCVFGTNIHGILENSTVLNYLLGSSVSREDYQSIVNRNIDRLVSEFVSNVDMSEIDAYIDG from the coding sequence ATGACAAAGCCAAAGATCATTCAGGTGCTCGGAACATCTTCCAATTCCGGCAAGACCGTCACGGCAATGATCCTGTGCCGTTATCTTTCGGACAGGGGATACAGCGTCGCGCCCTTCAAATCCGTCAACATGTCGCTCAACTCCGTCTCCCTGTCCGGCGGCTATGAGATATCGCGCTCCGTCTGGCTCCAGTCGATGGCCGCAAGAACCGTTCCGTCCCGTTACATGAATCCATTTCTGCTCAAGCCGGAGGGCCGGCACGGATCGCAGGTCATAATGCTCGGCAGATCGAGAGGGATCATGACAGTCGATGCGTATTACCGCTTTCTCCGGTCGCAGGCTCCCGGAGTCATACGTAAGTCTGTTGACAGACTCACGGGCAATTACGACGTGCTGGTGGCGGAGGGTGCAGGCTCTCCTGCAGAAATAAATCTGGCACACCATGACTTTTCCAACATATTTGTTTCCGCTCTCCACGGCACGCCTGCAATCCTCGTCGGCGACATAGACAGGGGCGGTGTCTTCGCATCCCTGTACGGCACCATAAAACTCATGAGAAAGCCGGAGCTGGTCAGGTGGCTCATCATAAACAAAATGAGCGGAAACTTTTCAATCCTCCGGCCGGGCATCAGCAAACTGGAAAAACTGACTGGAAAAAAGGTGATTGGCGTCATGCCGTATGTCAGAGGGGTAACGCTTCCGGGAGAGGATTCCCTGGACTACATCCATGAGCGGACGAAGGGAGGGAGCGTCGCCATGGTCAGGTATCCGTTTATGGAAAACTACAGCGACATCGATCCGCTGTATGCATATGGAACAGGGCTGAACTTCATCACAGCCGAAAATGCCGATGCACTGCCCGCTGCCAGACTTATTATACTGCCGGGTTCAAAGCGCGTCGATGATGATCTGAACTATCTGCGGTCGAGCGGCCTGGCCGATGCTGTCCTGCGTGCTGCCGAAAGGGGAGCGTTCATCGTCGGTATATGCGGCGGTTACCAGATGCTTGGAAGGAAAATACGTTTCCGGGCAGGCTCCTCAAACAGCTTGCATGAAATGGACGGACTCGGTTTGCTGAATGTCACAACCGTCTACTCAAAGAGGAAAAAAGTGAGACGCATCTGTTACTCGTTCGACAATGACCTCATGAAAGACGAAGGACAACACGAAGGCTACGAGATTCACTATGGCGAAGTGCTTAACAGCTCGGAGAAGTCGCTGCTTCGCGTCAACGGACAGGGCGAGGGCGCGATTTCTGTGGACAAATGCGTATTCGGCACAAACATACACGGCATACTTGAGAACAGCACTGTGCTGAATTATCTTCTCGGCTCATCAGTCTCACGAGAAGACTATCAGTCGATAGTCAACAGAAATATCGACAGGCTTGTTTCTGAATTCGTCAGTAACGTGGACATGTCTGAAATCGACGCATACATTGACGGCTGA